ggaaacccccgaataagttttgaggaaggcattttacgaaaaaatgttaaatacaaaagttttaggaaatttctttggcttttcaatggtgaccttggatttgaccttgaccgtgaccttgaaggtcatttgaaggtcagagtaattttttaaaataaaaacccctattttttattccaaaatctaatagctggtgtcaagagcttttcaaaacactataataaagttattttttattaagtactttttgagttatgaggcttgtaaattacagtattttgacataaaatacaaaatatctcttgtaaaacattcaatttttgggaatcttaccttaatacttttatgcataaaataatgagacgaatcaattggtataaagaaaacatagttgctttcaagaaaaaatatgtagtttgcaacatgcaactgcatacttttttttaaaaccaatgtgttttctttataccaattgattcgtctcattattttatgcataaaagtattaaggtaaaattcccaaaaattgaatgttttacaagatattttgtattttatgtcaaaatactgtaatttacaagcctcataactcgaaaagtacttaatgaaaaataacttcattatagtgttttgaaaagctcttgacaccagctattagattttggaataaaaaataggggtttccatttaaaaaaattactctgaccttcaaatgaccttcaaggtcacggtcaaggtcaaatccaaggtcaccattgaaaagccagagaaatttcctaaaacttttgtatttaacattttttcgtaaaatgccttcctcaaaacttattcgggggtttccatacttttgcctcaccctgtatGTAAATACATGTAGTGTCTTagagaaatatacatattaaaaacagCAGTCGTATTTCTTCTccgattattaaaatacgcGATTCTGACAAAAATACTAAGTAAGATTGATCATGTTTCgagcaaaatatttgtattttgattagtttttatatctttaccTCAAGTAACTAAAAGTTAGATATTTGAATCGATTTATCGattttgtaacattatgaATAAAACTGTTTATGTTTAAGAATTATGTTCAACAAAATTTCCTTCGCAGAATTACTTGCGGCGAAAGACGTgcattgtaatatttgttggtataaattcagaatttcgtaaaatcttgtaaaaatgaaaaaagtgcAGATAGTGGCAAATTTTCTGTACAGTgattataaagcaaaatttttgtgCGAATGCAGAGCAAGTAGTGATAATGTTTCGTCCCACAAATGCGTGGGGCATTTGTACGTTTAAAAACCAGCAGTCACGTGTATTAAAAGATCGATTCTTTATTACAGATTTCAAGAAAAGTAGTATTCACATTACATGCAACTCGCGATATATAAAAAGCTTATGACAATctgttcataaataaataatgaaacctGTTTTACGGCGTACAAGGTACGCAGGTTTACATATTTGTACTACCAACTATACCTATATATAacttatactatatataagcaatgtaaataaaagcaatGTCCAGGCGATTGTGTTTATCGCAGAAATTGCTTCTATTCCGCTAACGATCAATAAAAGCCTCTCATGTGTCTTACAATGCTAAAAACTACTTTACATGCACACGTTCTTCTTACTTATTAATGAAGTTACGCCTGGTAAATGACGCCTCATAATACACAAGTAACATTTTCAAGTTATATCACCGTGATCAACAAGAGAAAGATACCGTGAATCAAAAGTCTCGTACGAGACGGTAacgataaaaacatataagacCGGCAGTCTATTACAGAGTCCCTATAAATGCCCAGTTTCGATTATTTCCGGTCAAGCTGacgaaatttacattttcactTAGTTGTTTAACGATCAATTAGTACGATGTAAACCGTGCAATCGAACGGAAATAGAAATCCCATGCAGATCGATCACTAACGACTGCAATCTAGTACAAAACATAGGACGTGTTTATTAAAAAGGGAGAAAAGATCTAATAAACGACGAAGCAGAATTAAACGAtccaagaatataaaaaatccaaGGACCTCAAAAATGCATGTTCATTGAACGCAAACGATAAGATTGTAGATTATCAGTGATagaaaatttcatgaattttaCGATTTAACAACGAATTTCAATTGTCGCTTACATTAATACTTTCGAAATCTCAAAATCCATGgattcagaaatataaaaattttagatcagAGTCATCCACGTCATCCcaaaatttaagaattgaTGTCTACGTCTTCGTGATCTAAAAACTGGAAAATtagaattgttaaaattgaattatcaaTAAACCGTTTTGAAAAAACACGACCTATATGATGCACTTTGAATGATTATATGATATTTGCAACGCTAACACTGTACAGTTGAACTTCTACACatgtactaaaaatatatatgtaatgttATTTTGAGATAATATGACTAGATTTGGACTCCTCCATAACTGAGTCGAGTATCTCTTGGAAATTTCTTACTTGCTGGTAATACTGCTTGAGTGTAAAACCACTCAATCCGCTATTTCCactaaaacataaaataataatggcgTGACAAAATATGCAGAATGTGTGCTTAAAATTTCATCGAGCAGACGAGACGAGCCAAATATTGCTGAGAAAAAAACCAagctgataaaattgaaaacactATTGATTTAAAGACACTATTGATTTAGACacataatgcatataataatGGTAAGAAAAATGTTCCAGTGATGCACCTAAATATAAACTCAAAAATTGTGCTAATAACTGTGGCACATatcaaagtataaaataatatctatttaattaaaatacgttTTTGTCGCTGGGTTATGGcttatttccttatttttactctaaaattttttgataattatatcttttataggtctaataagaatatatttgaCAATTCAATAATTGCCTTACTTACTTTGTGGTCCTTTCTCTCACGGGCGGCGAATGATTTAACGCTGTTTTTCTAACGGGCGGCGAATGATTTAACGCTGTTTTTCTAACGGGCGGCAAATCAATCAATTGACCCACGTTACCCATGATAGCGTTAGCGCCCACCCGTTTTCCCGTTTGCCAGCGTTGAATTAACCACTTCATTCTGTGCATACTGATTATCGCCAGAACAGCAATCCTGAAACGCACTTTTTTCTTGTGCGACATTCGCGTGTAAGAGCGTTGATCTTGAGTCAATTGCGCAAGCACGCACAGTGTATTCTCCTCGCAATATTGATAAGTGCCGAGGATgcataacaaatattttttctgataCGCCAATGCTTTCCGTCTGCTGTCCACTCGTAGATATTGGCCATAAAAGTTTTGCAACtgaaatgcaaattttcatATTGTTACCAAAGTATAATTacagttaattaatttctacgtTTACAGATTGCtacattatcaaataaaagtattaggcCGTTATTGAcgatgttttttaattttaaaatgtaaaaattaaatcgcacgatttctaattattagaaattatgatttaacaaaaaatacccTCTCAATGGGAGCTGTTTGCTGGCTTGAAGCTTATGTACTTTTCAATTCCTTTACTTGTCCTTCGAGCTGTTTCACACGTTGTGTCAAAATTTCCCTCTCTACCCTTACCCTGCCGAGTTTGTCCTCCAGATAGCTCTTTTCGGTAGTGTATTTCTCGACCGTCTCGTTCAGTTCTTTATTCCTCTGCGCAAAGCTAGAGCTCACCAGTTTGTGCCTTATATCGTCCTCTCTTTCGGCCTTTAAGTTTGACTATAAATATTCTATCAATTCCTTCaatttcctttctttctctttcgacGTTGTCAGTTTTGCGATGAGCTCAGTTTCCCGCTCTTTCCAAGATTCCACTGTGCGCGCAAGTTTCAGATCCCGATCCGAGAATTCCTTGAGTTCTTACTTCGCAAGTTTTATATCAGCCTCCAGATCTATCCTAGCCTCCCGAGCGATGCTAATCTCTTTGCGCAGTCCTTTGATCTCTTCCAGTTCGACATCTCGTTGTTCCTGCTTCTTGCCTTCAGCTTTGATAAACATCTTTAGCTGCTTCTGCAGATAATTGCATTCCTCTTCTCGCGCTTTCAAATCATCCGCAGTTCTTCGCAAATCAGCCTCCAGAATCTCTTTTAGACCGTTCGCTAACGCTAGGCCGCTGATCAGTCTTTCCCGTTCTTCGTCCGCGATTTCCAGCCGCTTCTCGCATTTGTTCACCTCAGTTTCCAGTCTCTTTACATTCACTCGCAATTCCGCATTATTCTCGCAATTCTCCTCGACGTTTTCACTTGTtctgaaatgtaaaaaagaagaaagattatagaatatagaaaattatttatcaaattgattttaattttttaattgctttatgCCGCTACTGTATTCTGTCAgcataaatatttgtcaaatatatcgaacaatgtgtttatttagtttatttactactttaaataaattgtgatttatgaataataaaggTAATACGagcaaaaaatctatatttataatatacaatataaatgataaaaacctaaataaattaaaaaataattaatgcgtACCTTTCCAACTCGTCCTTGGTCACGTTTCTGTTGTTTTCAGCTTTCAACAGTTTCCTCATTGATATCAACTTTGAATCCAGATTAATTTGTTCTGTCTCATCAATGCCAAATCATTGCGAAGCTTCACCTCATTCTCCAGAGAGACTTGCAGCTTCTTTTGCAGGTACTCGAATAACTTGGTGTCCTGAACTCGTTCCGCTTCCGTTATTCGACGATTCTTCTCTATTTGCACTCTCAAGAACTTCGCTGTATTTCTCTCCGACGCGAGCTCTCCATCCAGTTTGACGATCTTCTTCGTCTCCTCTGCCAAATCCGCTTTCAATTGCAGAATACGATCTTCATACTCGGCGATCTGATGTTTCATTATGTCGCGCTTGATTTCTAAGTCGTCTTTAAGTCTTTTCAGTATCTTATTATCCTTACGAAGCTCATTCAATTTCTGCTAATGTCCCTCCGTCGTTCCACCCGCGACTTCCTCGGCGTCATCCTTAATGACTTCCATAATCTGTTTGTCCAGTCGACCAGAGAGATTCAGCTCGCGTTGAACCATATCCTCAATGTCGCTGTCATCTTGAGAGCGTTGCGTGGACGAATCTTTCAGCTCCAACTCTTTCTGCAGGCTCTGCACTATGTCCCTCAACTCCTCATTCATCTTGCGCTCATCCTTCAATTTCCTTCTAGTTCCACAATGTTACCCGATTCCTTCATCTTACTTTGAATCGTTTTCAGCGCCCGATGCAAACTCTTGCTGTCGTCGCTCATCTGCCTGATCACCTTGTCCTTCTCCTTCAAGAACTCTTGCAGGTGATCAAGATCTCTTGATCCTTGCTGCtagacgacgacggcgacgacgtaCCCGACTGAACGTCGCTCGTCCGCTTCGCCATTTCTTCCAACTTGCGGATCACCAGATCCCGATTGTTCAGACCGTCCCTCAGTAACTGGATTTCGTCCTGCAACTCGGCGAtctctcgctcgcgcgcgtgaACCTTCATCTTGAAGTCGTACAGCTGCTTGTTCTCGTTCTCAATTTCTATGTTGCGCGTCTGGAGAGTTTCAAGTGCGATATCCTTTTCCAAGGCGAGTCTCTGCAATTCTTGCATCCTCTCTTGCAGCAAGAAATTACTCCTCTTCGTCTGATCCCTTTCTCTAACTTCCATCTCTTTCTTTAACTTTGTATTCTCCGTGTTTAACTCCGTGATGATCTTTTCGTTCACCTGCATCCTGTCTTTTTGATCCTGAAGTTCGTTCGTCTTCAGTTTCAGGATGTTCTCCACTTCCTCCAAGTCCTTCTTTATCTTACCTTCCGACGCCTGGGACAGTTCGTACtgatttttatagaaatccTTATCTCGCATCAAGTTTTCAACAGTTTCCTTGAATTCGTCTTCTATGTTCTTGTACTGCTTCTGCAAGGAAGCCAACTCTATCTCGTATTTGCCCAAGAGATCGGACTTCAATTCAAGCTCCTGTTGCAGAGTTTGCAGCTGATACGACAGATTTTCGATCTCCTTCAGTTTCTCATCGAGCAGTTCTTCGGCTTGTTGAGATTCTTCGCTGACGTCGTTCTTAGGGGACGATAATTTTGATTCGCCATCGATACGCTGCAACTCCATGCCCGAATGACGAATACCATTGCTGAAGCTGAGCATATCTAATTCCAACGGGGGGACCTGCACGTCCATCTTGTCTATATCGAGCAAAGGCACTTCCAAAGTGTTCAAACTGTTCGTATTCAAGGTGTTCTTCGACACGGATGTAGGAACTTTGAAGCTGAAGACATTGTGCGACGTTGCGTTCGTCACATTAGTCGTTCGAATAGCTTCGGGGAATTCCTCGCATTCCGAATGAATGGAAAGGATATCGCTCAACGTTCGCGCGCTGTTCTTGGCCTCCGCTTGTTTCGTCAACTCTCTCAGCTGCATGTCGTCCAAAGCGAGCAACGAATAAGCGTTTAATTGCTTCTCCTTTTTAGACAGTTGCTCCTTCAAATGATCAATCTCCTCGTTCTTGTCGGCCAACATGGTGTCGATCAACTGCGGCAACTGCAACTCCAATTGTGTGTGCTGCTCCTGCGCTCCGAGTTTTATCTGTAATATCCGCTTTTCTTCCTGAACGACCTTCAATTGATCCTTCAGCTTTTGCAACGCGTCATTTTCCGCTTGCACGAGATTTTCCATTTCCATTTCTTTCTCCGTCATCATCTGATTAACTCTCTCGAACTGCGCTTTCAGTTCCTTCAACTCCATCTTTCTATCGGTGATGATTTGCTCCAAGGAGTGATATTTCGTTGTAGCTTCGTGCAGCTGTAACTCCAAACGGGACGTTGCTTGTTTCTGAGCGAAGAGAGCGCTTTGCTTGTGTTGCTCCAATCGGCCGCGCATCGCTTCAATTTGGAACAACTGCTCGGACGCCGTCTGGTGTAAAATCTCCTGTTCCGCTAACAATTCCTCATTCTGATTCTTTATCGTTGTCAATTGCATGTCTAGATCTTTGATCCTCTTGAAGGCCACTTCCTCCGCTCGCGCATGTTTTagcattttatcttttaacttGAGCACTTGATCCGGGGTCAAACACCTCGTCGCGTCTATCTGCTCCCTGATCGAAACATCTTTGCTCGGTTGGCTCAAGCTCAAATTCGAGCCGCACATATGAGCGGATTCCAACTCTCGTATTCTTTTGTCTAACTGATTTTGCATCTCGTAAAGCTCCGCTTTCATCTGCTTCAGAACAGACGAAAATTGACGTTGAAGTGCTCGGAGCTTAACTTGTGCTTGCTCAGTTCCTCCTGAAACGTAAAGAATAATAGTCTAgcaatcatttttcttttgtacattatttatgtatttcaaCTTACCTGATTGATTTGTTCGTTTAGATGTCTGCTTTCGCTGCCAGACTTGATAGCATCTAGCTCTTGAACCAGTTCTTGTTGATTCTTCGTCTGCGTGATTATCACAGTTTCTAATTGGCCAATTTGCAGTTGCAAGGACTCTTCCCGTTCAATTTTGACTTGCAGCTGTTACTCCAAATCGGTAATGATGTCTCGCAAGACCCATATTTTGTCCACCGCTGCCTTCAACTCACTTTCCTTCTCCGATTTCTTCGCTTCCATGTCGGATATTGATGACAACATCTCTCTCATCTGAGATTCGAGAGCCCCCACCTAAATCATAAATTGCATACGCGTTTGGCACGAGCTATCAATCCATCGATTTTTCAGAATATCACCTAAATGTCCACTCAAGCGTGACCCAACATGTAAAAAAAGCCTCGAGACATAATGTATGGTATCATATCTggttatgataattttatgttaatatacaggggtaaaaaaaagaaaaattatat
This genomic window from Linepithema humile isolate Giens D197 chromosome 5, Lhum_UNIL_v1.0, whole genome shotgun sequence contains:
- the LOC137000245 gene encoding myosin heavy chain, clone 203-like, yielding MRKLLKAENNRNVTKDELERTSENVEENCENNAELRVNVKRLETEVNKCEKRLEIADEERERLISGLALANGLKEILEADLRRTADDLKAREEECNYLQKQLKMFIKAEGKKQEQRDVELEEIKGLRKEISIAREARIDLEADIKLAK